From Terriglobales bacterium, the proteins below share one genomic window:
- a CDS encoding PilZ domain-containing protein, with protein sequence MKRILRKFSLLLPSKVAARASKNPLGPPREHPRAALATDVKVEGQDFSFNARSVQLGTKGMSLEDGDHLSLGQPVQLSFALPTGCRLSVGAVVWWKRNALTGLRFDPREDYYAIQEWIEMENGDAFSGRSDSKDPQLAQPTAPEISLDQKR encoded by the coding sequence GTGAAGCGAATCTTACGCAAGTTCTCGCTTTTGCTGCCGAGCAAGGTGGCGGCCCGAGCCTCAAAGAACCCCCTGGGGCCGCCTCGTGAGCATCCACGTGCAGCTTTAGCTACCGACGTCAAGGTGGAAGGACAGGACTTCAGCTTCAACGCACGCAGCGTACAGCTGGGCACAAAAGGTATGTCGCTGGAAGACGGAGACCACCTTTCGTTGGGACAACCGGTTCAACTGTCATTCGCTTTGCCCACAGGCTGTCGCCTAAGCGTCGGGGCAGTCGTATGGTGGAAAAGAAATGCTCTGACCGGCTTGCGCTTCGACCCGCGAGAAGACTATTACGCGATTCAAGAATGGATCGAGATGGAGAATGGAGACGCCTTCTCAGGGCGCTCCGATTCGAAGGATCCGCAGTTGGCGCAGCCGACGGCGCCGGAAATAAGCTTGGACCAGAAGCGGTAG
- a CDS encoding TonB family protein — MRTADVPRLDTLTALELAAEEAARITGADGAAIAIGNSSAMCCCAKAGNAPDVGVLLGPDSGLSGVCLRTGQLVQCDDTANDPRVGAQAGQQLSIRSVLIAPVLADGRLQAILEVMSSKPRAFSSRHRDELSRMAKGIAMVLSHGSAQPQPSAPAQPLQADSTASVADGRRLERKPPGAPPISSYSAGVSPAPTVAPGASQPTARVTEIRKQPDDVRTAAPAVEPPAEEVAASPLALSSLSSRAKIGIGVAALAMLAIGLYMVGGSRNSPPAEPVASSSSKASVASSTEPGEASAGTPEITVEQNSLSVSGSEAGPNVSGTAPQLKPGKLAHMVEPAYPASARARGVSGSVVLTAIVTKQGRVTNVNFVRGPDELAAPAIAAVQQWVYEPYRLGGEPVAVETMISIKFALRKRP, encoded by the coding sequence GTGCGTACCGCAGATGTGCCCCGGCTTGACACCCTAACTGCCCTGGAATTGGCGGCTGAGGAGGCAGCCCGTATCACGGGCGCCGATGGCGCCGCCATTGCCATCGGCAATAGTTCGGCCATGTGCTGCTGCGCCAAGGCGGGCAATGCGCCGGATGTGGGCGTGCTGCTGGGGCCCGATTCCGGTCTTTCGGGAGTCTGTCTGCGGACCGGCCAGTTGGTGCAGTGCGACGACACCGCGAACGATCCTCGCGTGGGCGCCCAAGCGGGCCAGCAATTAAGTATCCGGTCGGTGCTCATCGCGCCGGTGCTGGCGGACGGCCGCCTGCAGGCAATCCTGGAAGTCATGTCTTCAAAGCCGCGAGCGTTTAGCTCGCGGCATCGGGATGAATTGTCCCGCATGGCAAAAGGGATTGCGATGGTGCTCAGCCACGGCAGCGCACAACCGCAGCCAAGTGCGCCGGCACAACCACTTCAAGCAGATTCCACAGCGTCTGTAGCAGACGGGAGACGACTCGAACGTAAGCCTCCCGGCGCCCCACCGATTTCGAGCTATAGTGCGGGTGTAAGCCCGGCGCCCACGGTTGCACCCGGCGCATCGCAGCCTACAGCGCGGGTCACCGAGATTCGAAAGCAACCGGATGATGTCAGGACCGCCGCTCCCGCAGTAGAGCCGCCAGCGGAGGAGGTGGCCGCTTCACCGTTGGCACTGAGTTCCCTATCTTCCAGGGCCAAGATTGGCATCGGCGTGGCCGCGCTGGCGATGCTTGCCATCGGTTTGTACATGGTCGGCGGGAGTCGCAATTCACCGCCTGCAGAACCTGTAGCATCCTCGTCAAGCAAGGCTAGCGTGGCATCGTCGACCGAGCCGGGAGAAGCATCGGCAGGGACACCCGAAATCACGGTCGAGCAGAATTCCCTTTCAGTTTCCGGCTCGGAAGCAGGGCCCAACGTGAGCGGTACCGCACCGCAACTCAAGCCGGGGAAGCTGGCGCACATGGTCGAACCGGCTTATCCGGCCTCCGCGCGCGCCCGAGGCGTCAGCGGGTCTGTGGTGCTCACTGCTATTGTCACCAAGCAAGGCCGGGTGACGAACGTGAATTTCGTGAGGGGACCAGACGAATTGGCCGCGCCCGCGATCGCGGCGGTGCAGCAGTGGGTTTACGAACCGTACCGGCTCGGCGGTGAACCGGTGGCGGTAGAAACCATGATCTCCATCAAGTTCGCCCTCCGCAAGCGACCCTGA
- a CDS encoding phosphate ABC transporter substrate-binding/OmpA family protein, giving the protein MTETSALEKPAWLWWIAVAFIMLGAAGIGAYATYHRADRKSAVAAAGRPILCLAGANTIGTKLAPSLAQAFLQQIGATEVKVLPGSASGVATVQGTLPGATSPSSIEIDGRANWVAFNRLADGSCDIGMSARRINQEEITNLPFMGDMTSPSNEHVLALDGIAILVNSANPVASLNTEQLAGIFSGTITDWSKVGNTKGTIVLYAPFANSATEDGFRSLVLGGGTVAPSVKRTKDMASVATAVAADPMGIGFVGSGFIGSARAVPVSERGTTALLPNRMTIATEDYPLTRRMYLYTAAKPANDYVKRFVDFAASKAGQDLVASAGFVPQNVTEETPVATPRLAPVEYSRMTRGAGRLSLDFRFLPGGAALDNKAITDINKVVDFMGDMGYGGNNILLFGFADNTGNPQFNVDLSQARAYAVAEQFIQRGLKPGLVKGLGDNLPVATNDTPEGRERNRRVEIWLRK; this is encoded by the coding sequence ATGACGGAAACTAGCGCTCTCGAAAAACCAGCCTGGTTGTGGTGGATTGCAGTGGCGTTCATCATGTTGGGCGCCGCCGGCATAGGTGCGTACGCGACGTACCACCGTGCCGACCGCAAAAGCGCGGTCGCCGCCGCCGGACGCCCGATACTGTGCCTCGCCGGCGCCAACACCATTGGGACGAAATTGGCGCCGTCACTGGCGCAGGCTTTCTTGCAGCAAATCGGCGCCACCGAGGTCAAAGTCCTGCCTGGTTCGGCCTCCGGCGTAGCCACGGTACAAGGGACCCTTCCCGGAGCAACGTCACCCTCCTCCATTGAAATTGACGGTCGAGCGAATTGGGTCGCCTTTAATCGTCTGGCGGATGGCTCTTGCGACATTGGCATGTCGGCGCGTCGCATCAACCAGGAAGAGATTACGAACCTTCCTTTCATGGGCGACATGACTTCGCCCTCCAACGAGCATGTGCTGGCTTTGGATGGCATTGCCATCCTGGTGAATAGCGCTAATCCCGTTGCTTCTCTCAACACCGAGCAACTCGCCGGAATCTTTTCCGGCACAATCACAGACTGGTCGAAGGTTGGCAACACCAAGGGAACCATAGTGCTCTATGCCCCGTTCGCGAACTCCGCGACCGAAGATGGATTCCGGTCCCTGGTGCTCGGCGGCGGAACGGTAGCGCCCAGTGTGAAACGGACAAAGGACATGGCTTCGGTTGCCACGGCCGTGGCCGCCGATCCCATGGGCATCGGATTCGTGGGCTCCGGGTTCATTGGCAGTGCTCGTGCGGTCCCCGTCTCGGAGCGTGGCACCACGGCTCTGCTGCCCAACCGCATGACCATTGCGACTGAAGACTACCCGCTTACGCGCCGTATGTACCTCTACACTGCGGCCAAGCCGGCAAATGATTACGTGAAACGCTTCGTGGACTTCGCGGCATCGAAGGCCGGCCAGGATCTTGTCGCCTCCGCTGGCTTCGTTCCGCAGAACGTGACGGAGGAGACTCCTGTCGCCACGCCACGGTTGGCTCCCGTCGAATATAGCCGGATGACCCGTGGGGCAGGTCGGCTATCGCTGGACTTCCGTTTTTTGCCCGGAGGCGCAGCGCTGGACAACAAGGCGATCACGGACATCAATAAGGTCGTCGATTTCATGGGCGACATGGGCTACGGCGGAAACAACATTCTGCTTTTCGGCTTCGCCGACAACACGGGTAATCCGCAATTCAACGTCGACCTCTCCCAGGCGCGCGCCTATGCCGTAGCGGAACAGTTCATTCAGCGTGGCCTCAAGCCAGGCCTGGTGAAAGGTCTTGGCGACAACCTCCCCGTTGCAACCAACGACACGCCGGAAGGCAGGGAGCGGAACCGGCGAGTGGAGATCTGGCTTAGGAAATAA
- a CDS encoding ABC transporter substrate-binding protein, producing the protein MNTRIFKLLAGVPSLLASLLLLAACGKSGPSTTEPVKIGVITSLTGSNTAFGQAHKAGYTIAQNEINAAGGVNGRKIQLIYYDDQSKPDRAVRGVSKLVDEDHVPLLLGAYSSESTSAIAPVLTAKQVPLIIPTAVADNIMKANSPWVFRVCAGSGEYSRSTLDFLKNNGNPKTLAIVYENTTFGQANRNSMSVAAKAAALDVVAEEGYQAKSPGYEALLQRIKARNPEVIYFASYLFDANALMRQAAQVDLNTRYYTSAGTGFAAAEFPTDKGAGKYANYTFSVSQWLPMAKWAGSKEFDEKYLQLTSTHPAYHAVEAYAALLVAADAIKRSASAEPAAIRDAIRNTDLPQTAFGPIKFDAHGQNAHPVLITQVQNQQYRVVWPPDAAEAKPIVPTPTWAERSSEGSKQ; encoded by the coding sequence ATGAATACGAGAATTTTCAAACTCCTCGCCGGGGTTCCCAGCTTGCTCGCCAGTCTGTTATTGCTGGCTGCGTGCGGCAAATCCGGACCCAGCACCACCGAACCGGTCAAGATCGGCGTGATCACGTCGCTGACCGGCAGCAACACCGCTTTCGGCCAGGCACACAAGGCTGGATACACGATCGCCCAGAATGAGATCAACGCCGCCGGCGGCGTAAATGGCAGAAAAATTCAGCTGATTTATTACGACGACCAAAGCAAGCCCGACCGTGCAGTGCGCGGTGTTTCCAAACTGGTGGACGAGGATCATGTCCCCCTCCTGCTGGGCGCCTATTCCAGCGAGAGCACGAGCGCGATTGCTCCGGTGTTGACGGCGAAGCAGGTTCCGCTGATTATCCCGACGGCGGTGGCCGACAACATTATGAAAGCCAATTCGCCGTGGGTGTTTCGCGTGTGCGCGGGTTCGGGCGAATATTCGCGGTCCACGCTGGATTTCCTCAAGAACAACGGCAATCCCAAAACCCTGGCCATCGTGTATGAGAACACCACGTTCGGCCAGGCGAATCGCAATTCCATGTCGGTTGCGGCGAAGGCGGCGGCGCTCGACGTCGTTGCCGAGGAAGGGTACCAGGCCAAGTCCCCCGGCTACGAGGCGCTGTTACAGCGCATCAAGGCGCGGAATCCCGAAGTCATCTACTTTGCCTCGTACCTGTTCGACGCTAATGCGCTGATGCGCCAGGCGGCGCAGGTGGATCTGAACACCAGGTACTACACCTCGGCTGGAACCGGCTTCGCCGCGGCTGAATTTCCCACCGACAAGGGCGCGGGAAAATATGCGAATTACACTTTCTCGGTTTCGCAGTGGCTGCCCATGGCGAAGTGGGCGGGTTCGAAGGAATTCGACGAAAAGTATTTGCAACTGACGAGTACTCACCCGGCGTATCACGCCGTGGAAGCGTACGCCGCATTGTTGGTCGCTGCGGACGCAATTAAACGCAGCGCGTCAGCGGAGCCGGCGGCAATTCGTGATGCCATCCGCAATACGGACTTGCCCCAGACCGCTTTTGGCCCCATCAAGTTTGACGCGCACGGCCAAAATGCGCACCCGGTGCTGATTACACAGGTTCAAAACCAGCAATATAGAGTCGTGTGGCCGCCCGACGCCGCTGAAGCCAAGCCCATTGTGCCCACGCCGACCTGGGCCGAACGTAGTTCGGAAGGGTCGAAGCAATGA
- a CDS encoding ABC transporter permease gives MLRFLFTRLAYTLPVVWLVVSVVFLLIHLVPGDPIQQMLGEGAAAADIQAARHAYGLDLPLPQQYLNYWKGVLRGDLGQSLRFNQNVGRLIAERYPFTLKLTLASLLVALVLSIPAGVRSARRRNRWDDRAISFISLLGLSFPNFALGPVLILFFAVNLGILPVSGSGTMAHLVLPAITMGGALAAILTRMVRTSMVEELSQDYVRTARAKGLPESTVVYRHALRNAMVPVLTVIGLQFGALLAGAIVTETIFSWPGIGRLTIQAINTRDYYLVQGCILAIGLTYVAVNFLTDLLYSAFNPRIRQ, from the coding sequence ATGTTGCGGTTCCTATTCACGCGCCTGGCCTACACGCTTCCCGTCGTGTGGCTGGTCGTGTCGGTGGTCTTTCTCCTGATTCACCTCGTGCCCGGAGACCCCATCCAGCAGATGCTCGGCGAAGGCGCTGCCGCCGCCGATATCCAGGCGGCGCGCCATGCCTATGGCCTCGACCTGCCCCTGCCGCAGCAATACCTGAATTACTGGAAGGGTGTATTGCGCGGCGACCTCGGCCAATCGTTGCGCTTCAATCAAAACGTCGGTCGTCTCATCGCCGAGCGCTATCCGTTCACACTCAAGCTCACCCTGGCGTCCCTCCTTGTCGCCCTTGTGCTCTCCATTCCCGCTGGCGTGCGCTCCGCGCGCCGCCGCAACCGCTGGGACGATCGCGCCATAAGCTTCATCAGCCTGCTGGGGCTCTCATTTCCGAACTTTGCCCTCGGCCCGGTGCTGATCTTGTTCTTCGCGGTGAATCTCGGCATCCTGCCTGTCTCCGGCAGCGGCACCATGGCGCACCTGGTGTTGCCGGCGATCACCATGGGCGGCGCGCTGGCGGCCATCCTCACCCGCATGGTTCGCACTTCGATGGTGGAGGAGCTAAGCCAGGATTACGTTCGCACCGCGCGCGCCAAGGGTCTGCCGGAAAGCACGGTCGTATACCGCCACGCGCTGCGCAACGCCATGGTCCCCGTGCTCACCGTCATTGGTCTGCAGTTCGGCGCGCTGCTGGCGGGCGCTATCGTCACGGAAACCATCTTTTCCTGGCCCGGGATCGGCCGCCTCACCATTCAGGCGATCAACACCCGAGACTACTACTTGGTGCAGGGCTGTATCCTGGCGATTGGATTGACCTATGTTGCCGTGAATTTCCTTACCGACCTGCTCTATTCGGCGTTCAATCCACGGATCCGGCAATAA
- a CDS encoding hemolysin family protein: MAGFVFLRVFAVLLLVAANAFFVAAEFALVSVRDTRIQQLIDANRVGARTVRKLHERMDDLLSAVQLGVTLASLGLGWVGEPTLAALIQRPLGGGDHPTVLAHTIAVTIAFILITYFHVVLGEVVPKSVALQRADRVALAVAAPMDFFMTVARPFLRIMSASARFVLRSFGAREIRSSGVHSPEELKLMVTSARRFGIVPAVEEDMIVHALELGEITVRQVMVPRPGIFSLPADMPLEQALARVVEEMHSRVPVFDPQSGPEHIIGLLYSKDLTRWMRLRYTKPASDPALPRLARMVVRDIMRDVLVVPETKPLTDLLIEFRQRKRHLAVVVDEFGSTSGVITVEDVLEQLVGEIEDEFDIAPQPLPAGATSMVLEGAVNIRDLETQYHVVLPSDQGFETLAGFMLAEFQRIPNPGESFEFGGRRFTVLEMENRRIARVLIEAVEPRAAQQAGD, from the coding sequence ATGGCCGGATTCGTGTTTCTGCGGGTCTTTGCCGTCTTGCTGCTGGTCGCGGCCAACGCCTTCTTTGTGGCCGCCGAGTTCGCTCTGGTCAGCGTTCGCGATACCCGCATTCAGCAGCTCATCGATGCCAACCGCGTCGGCGCCCGCACCGTCCGCAAGCTGCACGAGCGCATGGACGATTTGCTCAGCGCCGTTCAGCTCGGCGTTACCCTCGCCAGTCTGGGCCTGGGATGGGTGGGCGAGCCCACGCTGGCTGCCTTAATTCAACGGCCATTGGGCGGCGGCGATCACCCCACCGTGCTTGCCCACACCATCGCCGTCACCATTGCCTTCATTCTCATTACGTACTTCCACGTTGTCCTCGGCGAGGTGGTGCCGAAGTCGGTGGCCCTGCAGCGCGCTGACCGCGTCGCGCTCGCCGTGGCTGCGCCCATGGACTTTTTCATGACCGTGGCGCGTCCCTTTCTGCGCATCATGAGCGCTTCCGCTCGTTTCGTGCTGCGCAGCTTCGGCGCCCGCGAGATACGTTCCTCCGGCGTCCATTCCCCCGAGGAGCTGAAGCTGATGGTCACCTCCGCGCGCCGTTTTGGCATCGTGCCCGCCGTCGAGGAAGACATGATCGTGCACGCGCTTGAACTCGGCGAGATCACGGTGCGCCAGGTGATGGTTCCGCGCCCGGGAATTTTTTCTCTTCCCGCCGACATGCCGCTGGAGCAGGCGCTGGCGCGCGTGGTCGAAGAGATGCACTCGCGTGTGCCCGTCTTCGACCCGCAGAGCGGTCCTGAACACATCATCGGCCTTCTCTATAGCAAGGACCTCACGCGCTGGATGCGCCTGCGCTATACCAAGCCGGCCTCCGATCCCGCCTTGCCGCGCCTGGCGCGCATGGTGGTGCGTGACATCATGCGCGATGTGCTGGTGGTGCCTGAAACCAAGCCGCTCACCGACTTGCTCATCGAATTCCGCCAGCGTAAACGCCATCTTGCCGTGGTGGTCGATGAATTCGGCTCCACCTCGGGCGTCATCACCGTCGAAGATGTTCTCGAGCAACTCGTCGGCGAAATCGAGGACGAATTTGACATTGCGCCGCAGCCCCTTCCGGCCGGCGCCACCAGCATGGTGCTGGAAGGCGCGGTCAATATCCGCGACCTGGAAACGCAGTACCACGTCGTGCTCCCCTCGGATCAGGGCTTTGAGACCCTCGCCGGGTTCATGCTGGCGGAGTTCCAGCGCATTCCGAATCCGGGCGAGTCGTTCGAGTTCGGGGGACGCCGCTTTACCGTGCTGGAAATGGAGAACCGCCGCATTGCCCGCGTGCTGATCGAGGCCGTCGAACCCCGGGCCGCGCAGCAGGCAGGAGACTAG
- a CDS encoding efflux RND transporter periplasmic adaptor subunit yields the protein MANGNGKKKKKRWLYIAGSVVGVLLIVFGVVAATRGGTKIDSSKLAKVDRGDLAKSVVATGKVEPITKVEIKSKASGIVKKWNVDAGQTVKAGQVLVELDKVEIEAQVRQAKAQLEAAEASERAAIADYERAKVDAISPDIPMLKRAYDRALSMAKDGVVSQSQLDDAQKAYELATNKQQVAQAQLGVLKAKEKQAAAQVAQASATLAQLQEQYTYYTIVAPIDGIILSRDVEIGNAVSSILVMGSSATLVMTEGDTSEVYVKGKVDESDIGKVYLGQPARIKVESFKDKSFTGKVTKISPMGVEKDNVTTFEVRVSITNPGGELKAAMTANAEIILEEHKNVLRIPEGAVVYDKDKKASVEVPDQNKKDGKRKVAVKLGISNGAKAEVLDGLKEGDQVVLQ from the coding sequence ATGGCAAATGGCAATGGTAAGAAAAAGAAGAAGCGCTGGCTTTATATCGCAGGTTCGGTAGTGGGCGTACTGCTAATCGTGTTTGGGGTTGTGGCTGCTACCCGCGGCGGGACCAAGATTGATTCGTCGAAGCTGGCCAAGGTGGACCGCGGCGATCTGGCCAAAAGCGTGGTCGCGACCGGCAAGGTCGAGCCGATCACGAAGGTAGAAATCAAGTCCAAGGCGAGCGGCATAGTAAAGAAATGGAACGTCGATGCCGGCCAGACGGTGAAGGCCGGGCAGGTGCTGGTCGAACTGGACAAGGTGGAAATCGAGGCGCAGGTGCGGCAGGCCAAGGCGCAGCTGGAGGCAGCCGAGGCGAGCGAACGCGCCGCTATCGCCGATTATGAACGGGCCAAGGTCGATGCCATCAGCCCCGACATCCCGATGCTGAAACGCGCCTACGACCGCGCCCTGAGCATGGCGAAAGACGGCGTGGTTTCGCAGTCGCAGCTTGACGACGCGCAGAAAGCGTACGAATTGGCCACGAATAAACAGCAGGTGGCGCAGGCGCAGCTGGGAGTTCTGAAGGCAAAGGAAAAGCAGGCGGCGGCGCAGGTGGCCCAAGCCAGCGCGACGCTGGCGCAACTGCAGGAACAATACACCTACTACACGATCGTGGCGCCGATTGACGGCATCATCCTCTCGCGTGACGTGGAAATCGGAAATGCGGTGAGTTCCATTCTGGTGATGGGCTCCTCGGCAACGCTGGTCATGACCGAAGGCGACACCAGCGAGGTCTACGTCAAGGGCAAGGTGGACGAGAGCGATATCGGCAAGGTTTACCTGGGGCAGCCGGCGCGCATCAAGGTGGAGTCGTTCAAGGACAAGAGCTTTACCGGCAAGGTAACGAAGATCTCGCCCATGGGAGTAGAGAAGGACAATGTCACCACCTTCGAAGTGCGGGTATCGATCACCAACCCCGGCGGCGAGCTGAAGGCGGCAATGACCGCGAACGCGGAGATAATTTTAGAAGAGCACAAGAACGTCCTGCGCATTCCCGAAGGCGCCGTGGTCTACGACAAGGACAAGAAGGCATCCGTAGAAGTTCCGGACCAGAACAAGAAGGACGGAAAGAGAAAAGTCGCCGTGAAACTTGGGATCTCCAACGGAGCGAAGGCGGAAGTGCTGGACGGACTCAAGGAAGGCGACCAGGTCGTGCTGCAATAA
- a CDS encoding DUF4097 family beta strand repeat-containing protein: MNKSARVAFYLALLWIALPMLAEEATFDRTLQVSGPVDLEVVTGSGHITVRSGAPGAITVHGVVKESCCNLFGGSQEGAVKAIAANPPIEQSGNTVRIGHLGESQKYNNISISYEVTVPAETKLLSKTGSGGQEISGLTGPAEVRSGSGSLTITGIAGQVSARTGSGGITLTNVGGSASAHTGSGAIRGEHIGGGPSSATSKRGAAANSFAGNPGTSSAEFDFETGSGNIHIDDLRGAVRAQTGSGRIELEGQPMGDWRLGTGSGGITVRLPAQAAFNLNAHSSSGSINTNRQVSVQGTMGRHELRGTVNGGGFHLDLKTGSGSINID, translated from the coding sequence ATGAATAAGTCGGCGCGGGTTGCGTTCTACCTGGCACTGCTCTGGATCGCCCTTCCGATGCTTGCGGAAGAGGCGACATTTGACCGCACGCTGCAGGTCAGCGGGCCGGTAGACCTGGAAGTGGTGACCGGTTCGGGTCACATCACGGTGCGCAGCGGCGCGCCGGGAGCCATCACGGTGCACGGGGTAGTGAAAGAGAGCTGCTGCAACCTTTTCGGAGGATCCCAGGAAGGCGCGGTGAAGGCGATCGCCGCCAACCCGCCGATCGAGCAGAGTGGGAACACGGTGCGCATTGGTCATCTCGGCGAAAGCCAGAAGTACAACAACATCTCGATCAGCTACGAAGTGACGGTACCCGCAGAGACAAAGCTGTTATCAAAAACAGGTTCCGGCGGGCAGGAGATCAGCGGCCTGACCGGTCCGGCCGAAGTGCGCTCAGGTTCCGGCAGCCTGACAATAACCGGTATCGCCGGGCAGGTGAGCGCGCGGACAGGTTCCGGCGGAATCACCCTGACCAACGTTGGAGGTTCGGCAAGCGCGCATACCGGAAGCGGCGCGATACGCGGCGAGCACATTGGGGGCGGGCCATCAAGCGCGACCAGCAAGCGGGGCGCGGCCGCGAACAGTTTTGCCGGCAACCCCGGCACGAGTTCCGCAGAATTTGATTTTGAAACCGGTTCGGGGAATATTCATATTGATGACTTGCGCGGCGCAGTGCGCGCGCAAACCGGCAGCGGCAGGATCGAGCTGGAGGGCCAACCGATGGGAGATTGGCGCCTGGGCACAGGTTCTGGCGGAATCACGGTGCGCCTGCCGGCGCAAGCGGCGTTTAACCTGAACGCGCACAGCAGTTCCGGATCGATCAATACCAACCGCCAAGTCTCGGTCCAGGGAACGATGGGGAGACACGAACTGCGCGGCACGGTAAACGGCGGCGGATTTCATCTTGACCTGAAAACGGGGTCAGGCAGCATCAACATCGATTAG
- a CDS encoding SAM-dependent chlorinase/fluorinase, producing MQRLITFTTDFGVNDHYVGTMKGVILAINPSAQIVDICNAVQSFDVLDGAITIAQAYKYFPSDTVHLVVVDPGVGTTRRPLLVTTERHLFIAPDNGVLSFVYEREERISVRNITASHYFLQPVSQTFQGRDVFGAVAGWLSKGVEVAKFGDEIGDYARFAAPKPKAVNDKLLKGVVLKVDKFGNLITNITPNDIPQLFAPAPPPFKVLISKSEISKMTQSYAEGTPGEVFVILNSMGFLEIASHRGSAAHIVGAAKGSDVGVLFESAQIGAVTL from the coding sequence GTGCAGCGGCTGATCACGTTTACCACTGATTTTGGAGTGAACGATCACTACGTCGGGACGATGAAAGGCGTCATCCTGGCCATCAACCCGTCGGCGCAGATCGTGGATATCTGCAACGCGGTGCAATCGTTCGACGTGCTGGACGGTGCCATCACCATCGCCCAAGCGTACAAGTACTTCCCTTCCGATACGGTCCACCTGGTGGTGGTGGATCCGGGCGTGGGCACGACTCGACGCCCTCTGCTGGTCACTACGGAAAGGCACCTGTTCATCGCGCCGGACAACGGCGTGCTGTCGTTCGTCTATGAGCGCGAGGAACGGATCTCGGTGCGCAACATCACCGCCAGCCACTATTTTCTCCAGCCCGTGAGCCAGACTTTCCAAGGCCGCGACGTCTTCGGTGCCGTGGCCGGTTGGCTGAGCAAGGGAGTCGAGGTGGCGAAGTTCGGGGATGAAATAGGCGACTACGCCCGCTTTGCCGCGCCCAAACCCAAAGCGGTGAACGACAAACTGCTCAAAGGCGTAGTGCTGAAGGTGGACAAGTTTGGAAACCTGATCACCAACATCACGCCCAACGACATCCCGCAACTGTTTGCTCCCGCGCCGCCGCCCTTCAAGGTGCTGATATCAAAAAGCGAAATCAGCAAGATGACGCAGTCCTACGCGGAAGGTACGCCGGGCGAGGTGTTCGTCATCCTGAACTCGATGGGTTTTCTGGAAATCGCCAGCCACCGCGGGTCAGCGGCGCATATCGTGGGCGCAGCAAAGGGTTCGGACGTGGGAGTGTTGTTCGAGAGCGCGCAGATCGGGGCGGTGACGCTGTAG
- a CDS encoding tetratricopeptide repeat protein — protein sequence MSDPRQAAEDHYYHALDLYAEGQHEEAVAAYKQSIEADPTFTEAMHGLSRAYQDMNRLDDAIEIASRIALLDPDDVLAHTSLSILYQKKGMVPEAEAEGNKARILGWKQQLKQGKQGG from the coding sequence ATGTCCGATCCGCGCCAGGCCGCTGAAGACCACTACTACCATGCGCTCGATCTTTATGCCGAAGGTCAGCATGAAGAGGCGGTCGCCGCATACAAGCAGTCGATCGAAGCCGATCCTACGTTCACGGAGGCGATGCATGGACTCTCGCGCGCCTACCAGGACATGAACCGGCTTGATGACGCCATCGAAATCGCGAGCCGCATTGCGCTACTAGATCCCGACGACGTGCTCGCCCACACTTCTCTGTCTATCCTCTATCAGAAGAAGGGCATGGTTCCCGAAGCAGAAGCGGAAGGAAACAAGGCGCGGATTTTGGGTTGGAAGCAACAGTTGAAGCAAGGGAAGCAAGGTGGCTAA